A portion of the Musa acuminata AAA Group cultivar baxijiao chromosome BXJ1-1, Cavendish_Baxijiao_AAA, whole genome shotgun sequence genome contains these proteins:
- the LOC135675189 gene encoding endo-1,4-beta-xylanase 2-like isoform X1, with product MCLSAFCLRPPRRSPSKPLPQSPPNHPTKTEVPAVDLPRSGSDRDADGTQGARVVVSTQAGYPMNIISNHDFSNGLESWHPNCCHAYVASAISGFLNGVRPSSGGNYAVVTHRNESWQGLEQDITEKVTVSVKYTVTACVGVYGDLHGPAGVQATLKLENSDSSISYMFIERILVSKDCWEMLEGSFSLASMPRRVVFYLEGPPPGVDLLIDSVVVSSERMEMMVNTQNHVINIISNHDFSCGLEPWVPNCCHAYVASKESGFLNGVKPNSGENYAVVTQRSECWQGLEQDITAKVTFGAKHDVSAYIGVYGVLHEPAEVKATLKFENSDSSTGYLSIGSAFVSKGCWQKLEGSFSLTSMPRRVVFYLEGPNPGMDLLIDSVTISCDDTEVCRATSVDENIVRNPQFEDGLSDWSGRGCKIFLHNSLVNGKILPVKGRYFVSATERNQTWNGIEQEITGRVSRKLAYEVTAVVRTFGNANNADVRATLWAQSPNGREQYIGIAKIQASDKEWVKLQGKFLLNGVASRAIIFIEGPPPGTDILVDSFLVRRAMKAAASVPPSDEGFRDNIDSRKVVSTNIISNHDFSRGLQSWSLNLCDGFVVSGEFGPLKGVTAKTGSNYAVLTNRSESWHALEQDITNKVSTGLTYSVSVIVRISGAHQEPSAVKATLKLEHLDSQLSYISVGRAMVSKERWEMLEGSFSLTSMPKCVIFYLEGPSAGVDLLIDSVVVSCSDVEHCEDVSHGANIIRNSSFTDGLNWWNPLGSCKLSIGTVPEEFLPLAKDSVNHNQPISSHFILTTNRTETWMGPSQIITDRIKLHVTYQVATWVRLGSGATSPHHVNVALGVDNQWINGGQVEANSDRWNKIRGSFRIEKRPSKVIVYVQGPPPGVDLMLSELQIFPVNRKARYKVLKEKADKIRKRDVILKFSGSENEGLVGASLKIKQIDNCFAFGGCINRSNIENEDFVDFFLKNFNWAVFGNELKWYHTESQQGKFNYKDADELLDFCHKHGKQTRGHCIFWEVEDAIQPWVRSLDSNDLMIAVQNRIRGLLSRYRGKFRHYDVNNEMLHGSFYQDRLGKDIWAYMFQEAHQLDPSAILFVNDYNVEDGCDSKSTPEKYIQQILDLQERGAPIGGIGIQGHISHPVGEIICDALDKLAILGLPIWFTELDVSAENEYIRADDLEVILREAFAHPAVKGILLWGFWELFTCRDHSHLVDAEGNINEAGKRYLALRQEWLSHADGNIDTQGEFRFSGYHGAYTVDIATASKRISRSFIVDKGDSPLVLTIDK from the exons ATGTGCCTCTCCGCCTTCTGTCTGCGACCGCCGAGACGATCCCCCTCGAAGCCCTTGCCCCAGTCTCCACCAAACCACCCCACG AAGACGGAAGTACCGGCAGTAGATCTACCACGCAGTGGCAGCGATCGAGACGCCGACGGCACTCAG GGGGCCAGAGTGGTTGTTAGTACACAGGCTGGTTACCCAATGAACATTATCTCAAACCATGACTTCTCCAATGGGCTTGAGTCTTGGCATCCCAATTGTTGCCATGCTTATGTGGCCTCAGCAATTTCTGGTTTCCTGAATGGAGTGAGGCCGAGCTCGGGTGGAAATTATGCTGTGGTTACACATAGGAATGAAAGTTGGCAAGGCCTGGAGCAAGACATCACTGAGAAGGTCACTGTCAGTGTAAAATATACTGTTACAGCATGTGTTGGTGTTTATGGGGATCTTCATGGACCGGCTGGAGTTCAAGCAACGTTGAAGTTGGAGAATTCAGATTCTTCGATTAGCTATATGTTCATTGAGAG GATCTTGGTCTCTAAAGATTGCTGGGAGATGTTGGAAGGTTCCTTCTCACTGGCAAGCATGCCAAGACGAGTAGTGTTTTATTTGGAAGGACCTCCTCCTGGTGTGGACCTGCTCATAGATTCTGTGGTCGTCTCCTCTGAG AGGATGGAAATGATGGTCAATACACAGAATCATGTAATAAACATCATCTCAAACCATGACTTCTCTTGTGGGCTGGAACCTTGGGTTCCCAATTGTTGCCATGCTTATGTTGCCTCAAAAGAGTCTGGTTTTCTGAATGGAGTAAAGCCAAACTCAGGGGAAAACTATGCTGTAGTCACACAAAGGAGCGAATGCTGGCAAGGTTTGGAGCAGGACATCACTGCAAAAGTCACTTTTGGTGCAAAACATGATGTCTCAGCATATATTGGAGTATATGGGGTTCTTCATGAACCGGCTGAAGTCAAAGCAACACTGAAGTTCGAGAATTCAGATTCTTCTACTGGCTACCTGTCTATTGGGAG TGCCTTCGTTTCTAAAGGATGCTGGCAGAAGTTGGAAGGTTCCTTTTCACTGACTAGCATGCCAAGACGAGTAGTATTTTATTTGGAAGGGCCTAATCCTGGCATGGATCTGCTTATAGATTCTGTCACTATATCTTGTGAT GATACGGAGGTTTGTCGTGCTACCAGTGTGGATGAGAATATAGTACGAAATCCTCAGTTTGAAGATGGATTAAGTGATTGGTCTGGAAGAGGATGCAAGATTTTCTTGCACAATTCTCTTGTGAATGGGAAAATACTTCCAGTCAAGGGAAGGTATTTTGTTTCAGCAACTGAAAGGAATCAAACCTGGAATGGGATTGAACAAGAAATAACAGGCAGGGTAAGCAGGAAGCTTGCATATGAAGTTACTGCTGTAGTTCGGACATTCGGAAATGCCAATAATGCTGATGTTCGAGCAACGTTGTGGGCTCAATCACCAAATGGTCGGGAACAATATATCGGCATCGCCAA AATTCAGGCATCAGACAAGGAATGGGTGAAGTTGCAGGGAAAATTCCTCCTAAATGGTGTTGCTTCAAGAGCCATTATATTTATAGAAGGGCCACCACCGGGTACTGATATCCTTGTTGATAGTTTCTTAGTAAGACGGGCAATGAAAGCTGCAGCTTCAGTTCCACCAAGTGATGAG GGTTTCAGAGACAATATTGATTCAAGGAAGGTTGTCAGTACCAATATTATatcaaatcatgatttttccagAGGACTGCAGTCTTGGTCCCTTAATCTTTGTGATGGGTTTGTTGTATCAGGGGAATTTGGTCCTTTAAAGGGTGTCACTGCAAAAACTGGATCAAATTATGCAGTCCTAACAAATCGATCTGAGAGCTGGCATGCTTTGGAACAGGACATAACGAATAAAGTTTCAACTGGTTTAACCTACAGTGTCTCTGTCATTGTTCGAATTTCGGGAGCTCATCAGGAACCTTCTGCAGTCAAAGCAACACTTAAGCTGGAGCACCTGGACTCCCAACTGAGTTATATATCTGTTGGAAG GGCTATGGTGTCGAAAGAAAGATGGGAAATGTTAGAAGGCTCATTTTCATTGACTAGCATGCCAAAATGTGTGATTTTTTATCTGGAAGGACCTTCTGCAGGTGTTGACTTGCTGATTGATTCTGTTGTAGTTTCTTGCTCTGATGTGGAACATTGTGAG GATGTTTCACATGGAGCTAATATAATCAGAAATAGCTCTTTCACTGATGGCCTTAATTGGTGGAATCCTCTTGGCTCGTGTAAGCTGAGCATAGGCACAGTTCCAGAGGAGTTCCTTCCCTTAGCAAAGGATTCTGTCAATCACAATCAACCAATAAGCAGCCATTTTATCCTCACTACAAATCGCACAGAAACCTGGATGGGCCCCTCACAGATAATAACAGACAGGATTAAGTTACACGTAACCTACCAAGTTGCTACTTGGGTACGTTTAGGTTCAGGAGCAACTAGTCCTCATCATGTCAACGTAGCACTTGGTGTAGACAACCAGTGGATCAATGGGGGGCAAGTTGAAGCTAACTCTGACAGATGGAACAAAATTAGAGGATCATTCAGAATTGAAAAAAGACCATCTAAAGTTATAGTTTATGTGCAAGGTCCTCCACCAGGTGTCGATTTGATGCTGTCAGAACTGCAGATATTTCCTGTAAATAGGAAGGCACGATATAAAGTTCTCAAGGAAAAAGCTGATAAG ATACGAAAGCGTGATGTCATCCTTAAATTTTCAGGTTCTGAGAATGAAGGTCTTGTCGGTGCATCTCTGAAGATTAAACAAATTGACAACTGCTTTGCTTTTGGGGGTTGTATCAACAGATCAAACATTGAAAATGAGGACTTtgttgatttctttttgaaaaatttcaaTTGGGCTGTGTTTGGGAATGAGCTGAAGTGGTACCATACAGAGTCACAACAAGGAAAATTCAATTACAAAGATGCAGATGAGTTATTAGATTTCTGTCACAAACATGGTAAGCAGACAAGAGGCCACTGCATCTTCTGGGAAGTAGAAGATGCCATCCAGCCATGGGTGCGATCGTTGGACTCTAATGATCTAATGATAGCTGTTCAGAACCGTATCAGAGGGTTACTATCTAGGTACCGAGGCAAGTTTAGGCACTATGATGTGAACAATGAGATGCTCCATGGATCTTTCTATCAAGATAGGCTGGGAAAAGATATCTGGGCATACATGTTTCAAGAAGCCCATCAATTGGATCCTTCTGCCATTCTGTTTGTCAATGATTATAATGTAGAAGATGGATGTGATTCTAAGTCCACTCCCGAAAAGTACATTCAGCAAATCCTTGATTTACAGGAACGAGGTGCACCTATAGGAGGGATTGGTATACAAGGTCATATCAGCCATCCGGTTGGAGAAATTATATGTGATGCACTGGACAAGTTAGCGATACTTGGTCTCCCTATTTGGTTCACCGAATTGGATGTCTCTGCAGAAAACGAATATATTCGAGCTGACGACTTGGAGGTTATTCTTCGAGAAGCCTTCGCGCATCCTGCTGTCAAAGGCATCTTGCTCTGGGGATTCTGGGAATTGTTCACATGCAGGGATCATTCCCATTTGGTGGATGCTGAAGGCAACATAAATGAAGCTGGTAAAAGGTACCTTGCTCTGAGGCAAGAGTGGTTATCTCATGCTGATGGCAACATTGATACGCAGGGTGAATTTAGATTCAGTGGATATCATGGTGCATACACTGTGGACATTGCTACTGCTTCCAAAAGGATATCAAGGTCATTTATCGTTGATAAGGGAGATTCTCCTCTTGTTTTGACCATAGATAAGTAA
- the LOC135675189 gene encoding endo-1,4-beta-xylanase 2-like isoform X2, whose translation MCLSAFCLRPPRRSPSKPLPQSPPNHPTTEVPAVDLPRSGSDRDADGTQGARVVVSTQAGYPMNIISNHDFSNGLESWHPNCCHAYVASAISGFLNGVRPSSGGNYAVVTHRNESWQGLEQDITEKVTVSVKYTVTACVGVYGDLHGPAGVQATLKLENSDSSISYMFIERILVSKDCWEMLEGSFSLASMPRRVVFYLEGPPPGVDLLIDSVVVSSERMEMMVNTQNHVINIISNHDFSCGLEPWVPNCCHAYVASKESGFLNGVKPNSGENYAVVTQRSECWQGLEQDITAKVTFGAKHDVSAYIGVYGVLHEPAEVKATLKFENSDSSTGYLSIGSAFVSKGCWQKLEGSFSLTSMPRRVVFYLEGPNPGMDLLIDSVTISCDDTEVCRATSVDENIVRNPQFEDGLSDWSGRGCKIFLHNSLVNGKILPVKGRYFVSATERNQTWNGIEQEITGRVSRKLAYEVTAVVRTFGNANNADVRATLWAQSPNGREQYIGIAKIQASDKEWVKLQGKFLLNGVASRAIIFIEGPPPGTDILVDSFLVRRAMKAAASVPPSDEGFRDNIDSRKVVSTNIISNHDFSRGLQSWSLNLCDGFVVSGEFGPLKGVTAKTGSNYAVLTNRSESWHALEQDITNKVSTGLTYSVSVIVRISGAHQEPSAVKATLKLEHLDSQLSYISVGRAMVSKERWEMLEGSFSLTSMPKCVIFYLEGPSAGVDLLIDSVVVSCSDVEHCEDVSHGANIIRNSSFTDGLNWWNPLGSCKLSIGTVPEEFLPLAKDSVNHNQPISSHFILTTNRTETWMGPSQIITDRIKLHVTYQVATWVRLGSGATSPHHVNVALGVDNQWINGGQVEANSDRWNKIRGSFRIEKRPSKVIVYVQGPPPGVDLMLSELQIFPVNRKARYKVLKEKADKIRKRDVILKFSGSENEGLVGASLKIKQIDNCFAFGGCINRSNIENEDFVDFFLKNFNWAVFGNELKWYHTESQQGKFNYKDADELLDFCHKHGKQTRGHCIFWEVEDAIQPWVRSLDSNDLMIAVQNRIRGLLSRYRGKFRHYDVNNEMLHGSFYQDRLGKDIWAYMFQEAHQLDPSAILFVNDYNVEDGCDSKSTPEKYIQQILDLQERGAPIGGIGIQGHISHPVGEIICDALDKLAILGLPIWFTELDVSAENEYIRADDLEVILREAFAHPAVKGILLWGFWELFTCRDHSHLVDAEGNINEAGKRYLALRQEWLSHADGNIDTQGEFRFSGYHGAYTVDIATASKRISRSFIVDKGDSPLVLTIDK comes from the exons ATGTGCCTCTCCGCCTTCTGTCTGCGACCGCCGAGACGATCCCCCTCGAAGCCCTTGCCCCAGTCTCCACCAAACCACCCCACG ACGGAAGTACCGGCAGTAGATCTACCACGCAGTGGCAGCGATCGAGACGCCGACGGCACTCAG GGGGCCAGAGTGGTTGTTAGTACACAGGCTGGTTACCCAATGAACATTATCTCAAACCATGACTTCTCCAATGGGCTTGAGTCTTGGCATCCCAATTGTTGCCATGCTTATGTGGCCTCAGCAATTTCTGGTTTCCTGAATGGAGTGAGGCCGAGCTCGGGTGGAAATTATGCTGTGGTTACACATAGGAATGAAAGTTGGCAAGGCCTGGAGCAAGACATCACTGAGAAGGTCACTGTCAGTGTAAAATATACTGTTACAGCATGTGTTGGTGTTTATGGGGATCTTCATGGACCGGCTGGAGTTCAAGCAACGTTGAAGTTGGAGAATTCAGATTCTTCGATTAGCTATATGTTCATTGAGAG GATCTTGGTCTCTAAAGATTGCTGGGAGATGTTGGAAGGTTCCTTCTCACTGGCAAGCATGCCAAGACGAGTAGTGTTTTATTTGGAAGGACCTCCTCCTGGTGTGGACCTGCTCATAGATTCTGTGGTCGTCTCCTCTGAG AGGATGGAAATGATGGTCAATACACAGAATCATGTAATAAACATCATCTCAAACCATGACTTCTCTTGTGGGCTGGAACCTTGGGTTCCCAATTGTTGCCATGCTTATGTTGCCTCAAAAGAGTCTGGTTTTCTGAATGGAGTAAAGCCAAACTCAGGGGAAAACTATGCTGTAGTCACACAAAGGAGCGAATGCTGGCAAGGTTTGGAGCAGGACATCACTGCAAAAGTCACTTTTGGTGCAAAACATGATGTCTCAGCATATATTGGAGTATATGGGGTTCTTCATGAACCGGCTGAAGTCAAAGCAACACTGAAGTTCGAGAATTCAGATTCTTCTACTGGCTACCTGTCTATTGGGAG TGCCTTCGTTTCTAAAGGATGCTGGCAGAAGTTGGAAGGTTCCTTTTCACTGACTAGCATGCCAAGACGAGTAGTATTTTATTTGGAAGGGCCTAATCCTGGCATGGATCTGCTTATAGATTCTGTCACTATATCTTGTGAT GATACGGAGGTTTGTCGTGCTACCAGTGTGGATGAGAATATAGTACGAAATCCTCAGTTTGAAGATGGATTAAGTGATTGGTCTGGAAGAGGATGCAAGATTTTCTTGCACAATTCTCTTGTGAATGGGAAAATACTTCCAGTCAAGGGAAGGTATTTTGTTTCAGCAACTGAAAGGAATCAAACCTGGAATGGGATTGAACAAGAAATAACAGGCAGGGTAAGCAGGAAGCTTGCATATGAAGTTACTGCTGTAGTTCGGACATTCGGAAATGCCAATAATGCTGATGTTCGAGCAACGTTGTGGGCTCAATCACCAAATGGTCGGGAACAATATATCGGCATCGCCAA AATTCAGGCATCAGACAAGGAATGGGTGAAGTTGCAGGGAAAATTCCTCCTAAATGGTGTTGCTTCAAGAGCCATTATATTTATAGAAGGGCCACCACCGGGTACTGATATCCTTGTTGATAGTTTCTTAGTAAGACGGGCAATGAAAGCTGCAGCTTCAGTTCCACCAAGTGATGAG GGTTTCAGAGACAATATTGATTCAAGGAAGGTTGTCAGTACCAATATTATatcaaatcatgatttttccagAGGACTGCAGTCTTGGTCCCTTAATCTTTGTGATGGGTTTGTTGTATCAGGGGAATTTGGTCCTTTAAAGGGTGTCACTGCAAAAACTGGATCAAATTATGCAGTCCTAACAAATCGATCTGAGAGCTGGCATGCTTTGGAACAGGACATAACGAATAAAGTTTCAACTGGTTTAACCTACAGTGTCTCTGTCATTGTTCGAATTTCGGGAGCTCATCAGGAACCTTCTGCAGTCAAAGCAACACTTAAGCTGGAGCACCTGGACTCCCAACTGAGTTATATATCTGTTGGAAG GGCTATGGTGTCGAAAGAAAGATGGGAAATGTTAGAAGGCTCATTTTCATTGACTAGCATGCCAAAATGTGTGATTTTTTATCTGGAAGGACCTTCTGCAGGTGTTGACTTGCTGATTGATTCTGTTGTAGTTTCTTGCTCTGATGTGGAACATTGTGAG GATGTTTCACATGGAGCTAATATAATCAGAAATAGCTCTTTCACTGATGGCCTTAATTGGTGGAATCCTCTTGGCTCGTGTAAGCTGAGCATAGGCACAGTTCCAGAGGAGTTCCTTCCCTTAGCAAAGGATTCTGTCAATCACAATCAACCAATAAGCAGCCATTTTATCCTCACTACAAATCGCACAGAAACCTGGATGGGCCCCTCACAGATAATAACAGACAGGATTAAGTTACACGTAACCTACCAAGTTGCTACTTGGGTACGTTTAGGTTCAGGAGCAACTAGTCCTCATCATGTCAACGTAGCACTTGGTGTAGACAACCAGTGGATCAATGGGGGGCAAGTTGAAGCTAACTCTGACAGATGGAACAAAATTAGAGGATCATTCAGAATTGAAAAAAGACCATCTAAAGTTATAGTTTATGTGCAAGGTCCTCCACCAGGTGTCGATTTGATGCTGTCAGAACTGCAGATATTTCCTGTAAATAGGAAGGCACGATATAAAGTTCTCAAGGAAAAAGCTGATAAG ATACGAAAGCGTGATGTCATCCTTAAATTTTCAGGTTCTGAGAATGAAGGTCTTGTCGGTGCATCTCTGAAGATTAAACAAATTGACAACTGCTTTGCTTTTGGGGGTTGTATCAACAGATCAAACATTGAAAATGAGGACTTtgttgatttctttttgaaaaatttcaaTTGGGCTGTGTTTGGGAATGAGCTGAAGTGGTACCATACAGAGTCACAACAAGGAAAATTCAATTACAAAGATGCAGATGAGTTATTAGATTTCTGTCACAAACATGGTAAGCAGACAAGAGGCCACTGCATCTTCTGGGAAGTAGAAGATGCCATCCAGCCATGGGTGCGATCGTTGGACTCTAATGATCTAATGATAGCTGTTCAGAACCGTATCAGAGGGTTACTATCTAGGTACCGAGGCAAGTTTAGGCACTATGATGTGAACAATGAGATGCTCCATGGATCTTTCTATCAAGATAGGCTGGGAAAAGATATCTGGGCATACATGTTTCAAGAAGCCCATCAATTGGATCCTTCTGCCATTCTGTTTGTCAATGATTATAATGTAGAAGATGGATGTGATTCTAAGTCCACTCCCGAAAAGTACATTCAGCAAATCCTTGATTTACAGGAACGAGGTGCACCTATAGGAGGGATTGGTATACAAGGTCATATCAGCCATCCGGTTGGAGAAATTATATGTGATGCACTGGACAAGTTAGCGATACTTGGTCTCCCTATTTGGTTCACCGAATTGGATGTCTCTGCAGAAAACGAATATATTCGAGCTGACGACTTGGAGGTTATTCTTCGAGAAGCCTTCGCGCATCCTGCTGTCAAAGGCATCTTGCTCTGGGGATTCTGGGAATTGTTCACATGCAGGGATCATTCCCATTTGGTGGATGCTGAAGGCAACATAAATGAAGCTGGTAAAAGGTACCTTGCTCTGAGGCAAGAGTGGTTATCTCATGCTGATGGCAACATTGATACGCAGGGTGAATTTAGATTCAGTGGATATCATGGTGCATACACTGTGGACATTGCTACTGCTTCCAAAAGGATATCAAGGTCATTTATCGTTGATAAGGGAGATTCTCCTCTTGTTTTGACCATAGATAAGTAA
- the LOC135675189 gene encoding endo-1,4-beta-xylanase 1-like isoform X4 yields MCLSAFCLRPPRRSPSKPLPQSPPNHPTKTEVPAVDLPRSGSDRDADGTQGARVVVSTQAGYPMNIISNHDFSNGLESWHPNCCHAYVASAISGFLNGVRPSSGGNYAVVTHRNESWQGLEQDITEKVTVSVKYTVTACVGVYGDLHGPAGVQATLKLENSDSSISYMFIERILVSKDCWEMLEGSFSLASMPRRVVFYLEGPPPGVDLLIDSVVVSSERMEMMVNTQNHVINIISNHDFSCGLEPWVPNCCHAYVASKESGFLNGVKPNSGENYAVVTQRSECWQGLEQDITAKVTFGAKHDVSAYIGVYGVLHEPAEVKATLKFENSDSSTGYLSIGSAFVSKGCWQKLEGSFSLTSMPRRVVFYLEGPNPGMDLLIDSVTISCDDTEVCRATSVDENIVRNPQFEDGLSDWSGRGCKIFLHNSLVNGKILPVKGRYFVSATERNQTWNGIEQEITGRVSRKLAYEVTAVVRTFGNANNADVRATLWAQSPNGREQYIGIAKIQASDKEWVKLQGKFLLNGVASRAIIFIEGPPPGTDILVDSFLVRRAMKAAASVPPSDEGFRDNIDSRKVVSTNIISNHDFSRGLQSWSLNLCDGFVVSGEFGPLKGVTAKTGSNYAVLTNRSESWHALEQDITNKVSTGLTYSVSVIVRISGAHQEPSAVKATLKLEHLDSQLSYISVGRAMVSKERWEMLEGSFSLTSMPKCVIFYLEGPSAGVDLLIDSVVVSCSDVEHCEIRKRDVILKFSGSENEGLVGASLKIKQIDNCFAFGGCINRSNIENEDFVDFFLKNFNWAVFGNELKWYHTESQQGKFNYKDADELLDFCHKHGKQTRGHCIFWEVEDAIQPWVRSLDSNDLMIAVQNRIRGLLSRYRGKFRHYDVNNEMLHGSFYQDRLGKDIWAYMFQEAHQLDPSAILFVNDYNVEDGCDSKSTPEKYIQQILDLQERGAPIGGIGIQGHISHPVGEIICDALDKLAILGLPIWFTELDVSAENEYIRADDLEVILREAFAHPAVKGILLWGFWELFTCRDHSHLVDAEGNINEAGKRYLALRQEWLSHADGNIDTQGEFRFSGYHGAYTVDIATASKRISRSFIVDKGDSPLVLTIDK; encoded by the exons ATGTGCCTCTCCGCCTTCTGTCTGCGACCGCCGAGACGATCCCCCTCGAAGCCCTTGCCCCAGTCTCCACCAAACCACCCCACG AAGACGGAAGTACCGGCAGTAGATCTACCACGCAGTGGCAGCGATCGAGACGCCGACGGCACTCAG GGGGCCAGAGTGGTTGTTAGTACACAGGCTGGTTACCCAATGAACATTATCTCAAACCATGACTTCTCCAATGGGCTTGAGTCTTGGCATCCCAATTGTTGCCATGCTTATGTGGCCTCAGCAATTTCTGGTTTCCTGAATGGAGTGAGGCCGAGCTCGGGTGGAAATTATGCTGTGGTTACACATAGGAATGAAAGTTGGCAAGGCCTGGAGCAAGACATCACTGAGAAGGTCACTGTCAGTGTAAAATATACTGTTACAGCATGTGTTGGTGTTTATGGGGATCTTCATGGACCGGCTGGAGTTCAAGCAACGTTGAAGTTGGAGAATTCAGATTCTTCGATTAGCTATATGTTCATTGAGAG GATCTTGGTCTCTAAAGATTGCTGGGAGATGTTGGAAGGTTCCTTCTCACTGGCAAGCATGCCAAGACGAGTAGTGTTTTATTTGGAAGGACCTCCTCCTGGTGTGGACCTGCTCATAGATTCTGTGGTCGTCTCCTCTGAG AGGATGGAAATGATGGTCAATACACAGAATCATGTAATAAACATCATCTCAAACCATGACTTCTCTTGTGGGCTGGAACCTTGGGTTCCCAATTGTTGCCATGCTTATGTTGCCTCAAAAGAGTCTGGTTTTCTGAATGGAGTAAAGCCAAACTCAGGGGAAAACTATGCTGTAGTCACACAAAGGAGCGAATGCTGGCAAGGTTTGGAGCAGGACATCACTGCAAAAGTCACTTTTGGTGCAAAACATGATGTCTCAGCATATATTGGAGTATATGGGGTTCTTCATGAACCGGCTGAAGTCAAAGCAACACTGAAGTTCGAGAATTCAGATTCTTCTACTGGCTACCTGTCTATTGGGAG TGCCTTCGTTTCTAAAGGATGCTGGCAGAAGTTGGAAGGTTCCTTTTCACTGACTAGCATGCCAAGACGAGTAGTATTTTATTTGGAAGGGCCTAATCCTGGCATGGATCTGCTTATAGATTCTGTCACTATATCTTGTGAT GATACGGAGGTTTGTCGTGCTACCAGTGTGGATGAGAATATAGTACGAAATCCTCAGTTTGAAGATGGATTAAGTGATTGGTCTGGAAGAGGATGCAAGATTTTCTTGCACAATTCTCTTGTGAATGGGAAAATACTTCCAGTCAAGGGAAGGTATTTTGTTTCAGCAACTGAAAGGAATCAAACCTGGAATGGGATTGAACAAGAAATAACAGGCAGGGTAAGCAGGAAGCTTGCATATGAAGTTACTGCTGTAGTTCGGACATTCGGAAATGCCAATAATGCTGATGTTCGAGCAACGTTGTGGGCTCAATCACCAAATGGTCGGGAACAATATATCGGCATCGCCAA AATTCAGGCATCAGACAAGGAATGGGTGAAGTTGCAGGGAAAATTCCTCCTAAATGGTGTTGCTTCAAGAGCCATTATATTTATAGAAGGGCCACCACCGGGTACTGATATCCTTGTTGATAGTTTCTTAGTAAGACGGGCAATGAAAGCTGCAGCTTCAGTTCCACCAAGTGATGAG GGTTTCAGAGACAATATTGATTCAAGGAAGGTTGTCAGTACCAATATTATatcaaatcatgatttttccagAGGACTGCAGTCTTGGTCCCTTAATCTTTGTGATGGGTTTGTTGTATCAGGGGAATTTGGTCCTTTAAAGGGTGTCACTGCAAAAACTGGATCAAATTATGCAGTCCTAACAAATCGATCTGAGAGCTGGCATGCTTTGGAACAGGACATAACGAATAAAGTTTCAACTGGTTTAACCTACAGTGTCTCTGTCATTGTTCGAATTTCGGGAGCTCATCAGGAACCTTCTGCAGTCAAAGCAACACTTAAGCTGGAGCACCTGGACTCCCAACTGAGTTATATATCTGTTGGAAG GGCTATGGTGTCGAAAGAAAGATGGGAAATGTTAGAAGGCTCATTTTCATTGACTAGCATGCCAAAATGTGTGATTTTTTATCTGGAAGGACCTTCTGCAGGTGTTGACTTGCTGATTGATTCTGTTGTAGTTTCTTGCTCTGATGTGGAACATTGTGAG ATACGAAAGCGTGATGTCATCCTTAAATTTTCAGGTTCTGAGAATGAAGGTCTTGTCGGTGCATCTCTGAAGATTAAACAAATTGACAACTGCTTTGCTTTTGGGGGTTGTATCAACAGATCAAACATTGAAAATGAGGACTTtgttgatttctttttgaaaaatttcaaTTGGGCTGTGTTTGGGAATGAGCTGAAGTGGTACCATACAGAGTCACAACAAGGAAAATTCAATTACAAAGATGCAGATGAGTTATTAGATTTCTGTCACAAACATGGTAAGCAGACAAGAGGCCACTGCATCTTCTGGGAAGTAGAAGATGCCATCCAGCCATGGGTGCGATCGTTGGACTCTAATGATCTAATGATAGCTGTTCAGAACCGTATCAGAGGGTTACTATCTAGGTACCGAGGCAAGTTTAGGCACTATGATGTGAACAATGAGATGCTCCATGGATCTTTCTATCAAGATAGGCTGGGAAAAGATATCTGGGCATACATGTTTCAAGAAGCCCATCAATTGGATCCTTCTGCCATTCTGTTTGTCAATGATTATAATGTAGAAGATGGATGTGATTCTAAGTCCACTCCCGAAAAGTACATTCAGCAAATCCTTGATTTACAGGAACGAGGTGCACCTATAGGAGGGATTGGTATACAAGGTCATATCAGCCATCCGGTTGGAGAAATTATATGTGATGCACTGGACAAGTTAGCGATACTTGGTCTCCCTATTTGGTTCACCGAATTGGATGTCTCTGCAGAAAACGAATATATTCGAGCTGACGACTTGGAGGTTATTCTTCGAGAAGCCTTCGCGCATCCTGCTGTCAAAGGCATCTTGCTCTGGGGATTCTGGGAATTGTTCACATGCAGGGATCATTCCCATTTGGTGGATGCTGAAGGCAACATAAATGAAGCTGGTAAAAGGTACCTTGCTCTGAGGCAAGAGTGGTTATCTCATGCTGATGGCAACATTGATACGCAGGGTGAATTTAGATTCAGTGGATATCATGGTGCATACACTGTGGACATTGCTACTGCTTCCAAAAGGATATCAAGGTCATTTATCGTTGATAAGGGAGATTCTCCTCTTGTTTTGACCATAGATAAGTAA